Proteins from one Candidatus Desulfovibrio trichonymphae genomic window:
- a CDS encoding PHP domain-containing protein, with product MTLIDLHTHTNASDGTDSPTELIAKAHAAGLTAVAVTDHNTVAGLDEAEEAGRALNIAVIRGCEISAFTEHGEMHILGLWLPRDVGPLQKLLHYLLANRAERNVRILERLRTLGLDVSMEEVRDEACCANVGRMHIAAVLLRRGYVGNVQEAFSRYLGGQGRAYLPKDVLTPEEAVRSLADLGATVSLAHPMLKKYPAGWPENFVTRLAGYGLSALEAWHSEQTKADTRACRAIAERFSLGLSGGSDYHGANKPGLRLGVGYGDLRVSCDVLEGLMHMRRAAGLLCP from the coding sequence ATGACGCTGATTGATCTGCACACCCACACAAACGCTTCAGACGGCACAGACAGCCCTACCGAACTGATTGCCAAGGCGCACGCGGCAGGGCTTACCGCCGTAGCCGTGACGGACCATAACACTGTTGCCGGTCTGGATGAGGCCGAAGAAGCCGGCCGCGCGCTGAATATTGCCGTGATCCGCGGGTGCGAGATTTCCGCCTTCACAGAACACGGTGAAATGCACATTTTGGGACTCTGGCTGCCCCGGGATGTTGGCCCCTTGCAGAAGCTTCTGCACTATCTGCTGGCTAACCGCGCGGAACGCAATGTCAGAATACTGGAAAGGCTGCGTACCCTCGGCCTTGACGTCAGCATGGAAGAAGTGCGGGATGAGGCGTGCTGTGCAAACGTGGGGAGGATGCACATCGCGGCTGTGCTGCTGCGCCGGGGGTATGTGGGCAATGTGCAGGAAGCTTTCAGCAGATATTTAGGGGGGCAGGGAAGGGCGTATCTTCCCAAAGATGTGCTGACTCCGGAGGAAGCCGTGCGCTCGCTGGCGGACCTAGGCGCCACAGTGAGTCTTGCCCACCCAATGCTGAAAAAATACCCGGCCGGTTGGCCGGAAAATTTTGTGACCCGCCTTGCGGGCTATGGCCTGTCAGCGCTGGAGGCGTGGCACAGCGAACAAACTAAGGCTGACACGCGCGCCTGCCGCGCCATTGCCGAACGTTTCAGCCTTGGTTTGAGCGGTGGGTCGGATTACCACGGCGCAAACAAGCCCGGCTTACGGCTTGGCGTGGGCTACGGTGACTTGCGGGTGAGCTGTGACGTGCTGGAAGGGCTTATGCACATGCGGCGCGCAGCGGGCCTGCTCTGCCCATGA
- a CDS encoding DsbA family protein has product MPHTCKRQALALLLALFGWMGAVFVWPKPACADDLTKQLEKVFRERPDIVMDVLRCNSESVLDIAQQGSNLRRKRNLEAQWREDMGIEKRVRVEGRPVLGSPKAKVRIIAFSDFTCRFCQQASVTVNGLLKEYGKDVSLIFKNIPLESNGIAGQAAACFLGIAQQSKKKSWQFYNTLFAKRDRLIREGEEFIKKTAEDLGVDVKRMQRDAKSKKITDMLAEDQEDSQKLGVEGTPYFLVNNLVLRGVLSKELFKAAVDMALSQTGK; this is encoded by the coding sequence ATGCCACACACATGCAAACGGCAGGCGCTTGCGCTGCTGCTCGCGCTTTTTGGTTGGATGGGCGCGGTGTTCGTTTGGCCCAAGCCGGCGTGTGCCGACGATCTGACAAAACAACTGGAAAAAGTGTTTCGCGAACGGCCGGATATCGTCATGGACGTATTGCGCTGCAACAGCGAATCTGTTCTGGATATAGCCCAACAGGGATCAAATTTGCGTCGCAAGCGCAATCTTGAAGCACAGTGGCGCGAAGACATGGGAATCGAAAAGCGGGTGCGAGTTGAAGGGCGACCTGTGCTCGGCTCGCCTAAAGCAAAAGTGCGTATCATCGCGTTTTCAGACTTTACCTGCCGTTTCTGTCAACAGGCATCAGTGACTGTCAACGGGCTGCTGAAAGAATATGGCAAGGATGTGAGCCTGATTTTTAAAAATATACCTCTAGAGTCAAATGGCATAGCCGGGCAGGCGGCAGCCTGCTTTCTCGGTATAGCGCAACAGAGCAAAAAAAAATCCTGGCAGTTTTATAATACGCTTTTTGCCAAACGCGATCGTTTGATCAGGGAAGGGGAGGAATTTATAAAAAAAACAGCAGAAGATCTGGGCGTGGACGTGAAACGTATGCAGCGGGATGCGAAAAGTAAAAAAATAACAGACATGCTGGCTGAAGATCAGGAAGACTCGCAAAAACTGGGCGTAGAAGGCACGCCGTATTTTCTGGTCAATAATCTTGTGCTGCGGGGCGTGTTGTCGAAAGAACTGTTCAAGGCAGCCGTTGACATGGCGCTGAGTCAGACAGGGAAATAA
- a CDS encoding DNA-3-methyladenine glycosylase I → MSTTEKTRCGWASGLDLAIRYHDEEWGVPRYDDLSQFEFLILESAQAGLSWNTILKKRVGYRRCFVGFDPEQVARFTRQDIERLMADASIVRNRKKIESAIHNARIFLDLAAKHGSFSKWLWRFVDGKPVQNARKNMCEVPPTSPLSDDIAKEMKKLGFKFMGSIVVYAQIQAMGLVNDHLTSCFRYEQVRALSEDK, encoded by the coding sequence ATGTCTACAACAGAAAAGACACGTTGCGGGTGGGCAAGCGGCCTTGACCTTGCAATCCGCTACCACGACGAGGAATGGGGCGTCCCTCGCTACGATGACTTGAGCCAGTTTGAATTTCTTATTCTGGAATCAGCACAAGCAGGGCTCTCCTGGAATACCATCCTTAAAAAGCGTGTAGGCTATCGGCGTTGTTTCGTGGGATTTGATCCTGAACAAGTGGCCCGCTTCACGAGACAGGATATAGAGCGGCTGATGGCGGATGCTTCCATCGTGCGCAATCGCAAGAAAATCGAAAGCGCCATTCACAATGCACGCATTTTTCTTGACTTGGCCGCCAAACATGGCAGCTTCAGCAAGTGGTTATGGAGATTCGTGGACGGAAAGCCTGTCCAGAACGCAAGGAAAAACATGTGCGAGGTTCCTCCCACCAGCCCTCTTTCCGACGACATTGCCAAGGAAATGAAGAAGCTGGGCTTCAAATTCATGGGCAGTATCGTCGTTTACGCACAGATACAGGCTATGGGCCTAGTCAACGATCATCTAACCTCATGTTTCCGCTATGAACAAGTACGCGCTCTGTCAGAGGACAAATGA
- a CDS encoding class I SAM-dependent methyltransferase, producing MSQNKNRFMQASGRLALKARADLLQNSLAVWPRRGKSLLEINCGAGFFLPMFRDCGFDVTGTELAPELRALALENVSFKADVAAAADDHLPFEDDAFDWVILHVAVSNTAGLAASVREALRVAAGGLAVTFWNAASLPYVAYTLCGCKDFLPAPSHIWWRVWRLLKNLDVGRLTSLSALAGPVCTWDKQGTSAVCHACLRVLPLLGAWCLIRMDIAPAGFVTPLPLRLEKARLVQADAM from the coding sequence ATGTCGCAGAATAAAAATCGCTTTATGCAAGCCTCAGGCCGCCTTGCCCTGAAAGCGCGCGCGGATCTTTTGCAAAACAGTCTGGCGGTATGGCCGCGCCGCGGCAAAAGCCTTCTGGAAATAAACTGCGGCGCGGGCTTTTTTTTGCCTATGTTCAGGGACTGTGGCTTTGACGTGACAGGGACGGAGCTTGCGCCTGAATTGCGGGCCCTAGCTCTTGAAAATGTTTCTTTCAAGGCTGACGTGGCGGCAGCGGCTGACGACCACCTGCCCTTTGAGGACGATGCGTTTGATTGGGTCATTCTACATGTGGCTGTTTCAAACACGGCCGGTCTCGCCGCAAGCGTGCGCGAGGCCTTGCGAGTGGCCGCCGGGGGGCTTGCCGTCACGTTCTGGAACGCAGCGTCGTTGCCGTATGTCGCTTACACGCTGTGCGGGTGCAAGGACTTTTTGCCTGCTCCGTCGCACATCTGGTGGCGGGTGTGGCGTTTGTTGAAAAATTTGGATGTCGGCCGCCTGACGTCGCTGAGCGCGTTGGCCGGTCCTGTCTGTACATGGGACAAACAGGGCACGAGCGCCGTTTGCCATGCTTGTCTGCGTGTTTTGCCGTTGTTGGGCGCGTGGTGTCTTATCCGTATGGACATCGCTCCGGCCGGCTTTGTGACGCCGCTTCCATTGCGACTTGAAAAGGCGCGGCTCGTGCAAGCGGATGCTATGTGA